The segment TATAGTaataaagcatttctgtaaCATAAAGCGTTAAGATGAAAAGGGAGCAGGAGTCAGagctgaaaaatgctgctttatcAATGgactagaagaaaaataagcaactCTTAGAATCAATGCGGGGTTGttaaaaacacacaacagaaaaacacaacaacaggAACCATTTAATGGCACTGAAGTACAGGTGAACGCAGCATCTTcaacactgcagagcagagggatgcAGGTCTCTTCATTAACGAATGACAGAGGATGCAAGCGAGAGGTTCAGGAGCATTTAGAGGCATAACAAGGAGGGAAGTGTGCAAGAAAGCATTGCCTGGCTCTTCTCAGACCTCAGACAGCTCTTTCAGAGGTGTCCACATCGAGCATCCCTACAAGAGTTGTGCATCTAAAAGCCAACTGGGCCCTTTGAGAACCATAATTTTCTGTAGCTTAGGTGTTTTTCTCTGACAAATCAGGCAAAAGCAGCAACACTGGCTTACACCTACTAGTGAAGCAAGAGCTCATTTCAGAAAAGGCAACAAATCTTACATTGCTAGAATCTGTAGGCAAAAAAAAGTTCATCTCATGTGAAGACTcatatttattgcattttgaaaatggagCCGGTGTGACACATACCTGCTCCCTCTCCTGCACCTCCGTGAGCATGACAATGGTGTGGCACTTCCACTCCCACACCATCCGCCAGAAATCCTCCACGGTGTGGGGCAACGGTCCTTGAGTGGCAATGAAGTAATCCTTCTGGCGatagccctgcagagagaggcCGGGGCATCTGCACGTCATGCCAGCAGAGACAGAAGCTGGTGTTTGGAGAGAGCAGCACCCAGCTTCTCTTCACCTGCTGTCCACAAGAGACGTGCTGCTGCACAACATGAGGGTCACCCCAATCCTGCACACGCTCTGGGGACACGGAGCCCACCCGATTCTTGCTCAGCCCTCCAGCATCGAAATGAACACATGCAGACGTGAGATGTGAAAACCAACGTTCTCAATACTTTTGTCTTGTCTACGAGTCACAGCAGTAACACGGAAGCGGCCCCGCTGATATCAGTGTCCGGATACTGGTCCTAGTTTAAAGAGGACCAAGGGCTCCTGCCGCTCGCTGTCCTCATTAGTTCACCTTGTCTCCTCTCAGAAATGAAGATTCACGATCCCGAGTCTTATTTTATGACTTTTTACAGTCATGGCTGAAGGAATGAAGTTCTGCAGTGATAGCTGAAGGTTTTCGCAAGGAGATGATTAACAACCGCAGCATTACCTTAACTACGGAATGAACATTGGGCTTGTTTTTTGAGCTACAGTTCTATTTCCATACCGATGTGATCACATTGCGTAGTATCCACACTCCTCACTCACTAATGGGCTTTTTACTGCTTTAGGATATAATTAATTCTCATATTTAAATAAACGTTAAGAGCGGAAAGTGTTGCCCAGGTTCCATCAGGAAGCCAGGAACAAAGCTGGGAATTAATGCAGGTCCCCCTGGTACATGCTGGCTCCCAAACACTCTGAGAGCAGTTCTCCATGATAAATATGTACTTCCCCCTCTCCACTTTTGAGTTAGAAAGCCACACGGTCAGGCTCCTTGTTAACCTGGATGCAGGCAAGAGAACTGCTGGGTGTGAGCTGCTCACCGAGTTTGGttctctgcctgtttttttttttaggatttaaTAAAAACCATAGTTGATAAATCTAACAGCAACAACAGGCGTGTTTAAATTACACAGCCATTCAAAGGGGAATTCTGAATACTGAATAAGATTAGAAATGTATTTGGGAACTCTCATAAGCCAAGCCCAAAGAAAAAAGCCGATGCTCTTCATAAGCCAACGCGGCTGAAGCTCTTTAAGACTTGCAAGAAGCAGTACAATAGTTGACTCGTAGCttaaagacaacaaaaatatttacacttaCATCTATGAAGGAAGCATTGATGTAGTCTGTGTATTCTTGCCCTCTTTTCATTGACAGAATCACTCTATTAAAATCatctggaaggagaaaaaaaaacagacgTCTATTCTTTTCTATTGCTAACTGCACATCAGCTGTTCCACTATTACGTGCAATACTCCATGCAAAATTCCACCAGAGGAGGCAAGGAATCGTACAGAAGACATGTCGGTTCACTAGGTGGAATGGCTCAATTATTTCATTCCATTCTTAAAACTGATTATTATATATTTGTGCagataaattatatattttgtgCAGACACCCTATGAAGACGTCACACTTCATAGGGACGGGATACAGACACAGGgacccagagaggctgtgggattCCTGTGGGCACCCTGCTCAGcgtggccctgctggagcagggatggagcagaaGGACCCCGAGGTGCCTCCAGCCTCAGGCAGCCTGGGATTCTGTGTGCGATTCCATTGTTTGTACCATTGCACAAACGTTCAACGGCCACGTCTGCAAAGAGGATGACAGAACCAAAGGGAAGCCTAAGTGAAACCCTCAAAAATAGGCTCTATttagaaatgaagcaaaaaaaatgccatgacagcagattttcaaagcatttggATTTTACAAGGAGTAAGTCAAAGTTACAACTTTCTCCTCTTTAAAACATCGGCAGTAATTACTTGAAGAATTCCAGTTTCCAGGTCTGGGCAGGCCCTCTGTCCCTGACTTACCCAGCACAGCTACATTCTGATACGAGGCGCGCTGCCATCAGCATACTGGTATAACCTACATTTATTTATGACAACCTTAGGATGACCATGCATTGATAGCACAACCAGACACTCCTAGCACTTGTTTCTATGCGTACAAAGTCGATCATCTTACACGGGATAATCTGGATGACTCTAGCTTTCTTCATGTTTGCTGGAAGATTGCCGgttctcatgttttctttcattattcgAACATTCGTTAACTTCTGTCACGAAACACACAAACGAGGATGAGGATTAATTCAAACAGAAGTGGCTTCGTTTCATTACATTCTTCATAACCCGTACCCAGAGGATTCCTCACTGGGTACAGACCAGCACTGCAGTCATAGCTGACCACTTACAAAGCCGCTTTGCTGCCCTGTCTGTACAGCTGTAATCATGAGAATCACAGACCCATCCCATCAGTCAGGGTGGAAAAGACCATGAAGATCATGGAGCCCAACCGGCAGCTCCGCACGCCCAGCGTGACGCAGCAGCCTGCTCAACCACACGCTCTTCCCCAGCTCTACACCACTTCCCTTTTTAGCACCTCCACTTCCCTTATCACCGAAAGGCGCGCTGAATTCATACGCGCTCTTATGCGTCCCATTCCTACTTGCAATCCTTTTgaggttatttattttattagcaaGCCTTTTCGGATTATTAGAACTCTGGGACACACCACCGGGCACAAGAAGACTGCACGAGCTCAGGGGCTGCTGTACACCAAATAACCTAACTGGGCTCCATGCATTTgtggttttgctgctgcagtgaccAATACCCTCTACTGACTCATGATGAGAGCACACGCAGGACGCAGAAGACAAGCACTGCCCTTGCCCCACTCATCTTTCATAGCAGAGCTTACACATACGCATGGTTGTGCCGACTGATGCGACAGCAACCGGCTGCTTCTGCTGGGGGGCGATTTGCCAGGTAACCACCGCAGTGACACGGCTGCGTTTCAGCAGCTGTTTAATATAAATTCAGCTTACCCTGATTTTAATTTGCAAACTGCAAGCAGTTTTTCAAGCTGTTTTCTATAGTTGCCAGGTGGTCAGTTTCAGAAGCACATCCTAATTCCAGTAAAAACTCAAGTACCAGCAACAAACCATTAGAAGTAAATTCCCACATCTCAGAAATCCCttttcagctgctctgtaaCACTGCGTTTAACAGAGAGTGTGTCAGAGAGGCCCATACTGGTCAGAGCACACTTCTGTTCCTCGCTGTGGAGGTGCTCAGTGGCCCTGGGCCATCTAGATGCTTTCAGAACACACAGCAGAACTGGATGCTGCTCTCTGCGCATTTTATAAAGCCTTGCTAGCAGagtgaacagcaaaaaacaacTGAGGAATTCCGGAGGAAGTAGAAGACTCAATGTGTTTGCTCgttttctttcccctcagaGTGCCATACTTTTGAATTCTCAACTCGTTGCTACaactttttacttcattttcttcccccacTTCCCAATATCTGATTAAATTAATCCTTTAGAAGTAGAATTGAAATGCAGTTAACACTGAATTCACTTGACTGAATGACTGAAGTGATTTAATGCTTtagatgtaaatattttagcatAGTAAATATCACAGAGAAGTTCTACTTCCTCAGCACAATTGAAGTctgttttaaacatttgtttctcCATTAGGGGCTTGTCCACAAAGTATTTCTTCACCCCCTGCCCCCAGAAGTTGTCAATGTTCAGcacaaaatgtgaaaattcTCCATAATTCACTCTGCCATCAGCTGACACGTCAATTAGGTCAATGTAATCCAGCTCTACCCTCCAGCGTTATCTGATCTGGCACCCAGTTCAAGACCAAAAGaataattccatttttcttttataagcAAATCAAATGCATATAGGAAAATGCCCATCAAATGAGGTCTGAACATGTCCCTGTCATTGACTCCATCAGACCGATTCATGGCAAGCAGGAAATATAACTGGCGTCTCAATTTGGACAGCCCTTTTCCTTTAAGGTTGCACTTGTTCTGCTTCTGAAGTACCTTTTTGTTGTGAATATTTTGACACTTGAAAGTCTGAGAGCAAAGGCCTTTCCTTCTTACCTTAAATTCTTCTTCCAGCCCTATTTTGACAAGGTTCGGTGCTGCACTGTGTGATGTTTGTAGATGTTTTTCCAAGGATGACACATCCAGCTCTGTGTCACCGTAGAGGTAGTATTCAAGTAAGGCTTGATAAATGAAGGAGTACTGCATCTGGAACAAACAACAGGCATACAAGCATCCTGTGAGGCAATGGAGCAAAACAATCTTATTTCTGGCACTTTCCTCTGTCTCATTTGTTCCACAGGCTACTCATCACCACCAAACACCCAAGgctaaaactgaatttctgttaTATCGTTCACATTCTCTACAATTCCACTCAATCATGCAAGGGGAAAGCCTGGACATACCACAAAATAATGTGCCTCATGGCGTGGCCTTTACTGGCCAGGCCTCCATTTACTTTCCCAGTGCTACCTTTCATAGAACAGTTGGGTTGGAATGGATCgtaaagatcacccagttccaaccccctcgCTGTGGGCTGGGCTGACACTCACTACAACCAGGACACTTTGTTCCTGTTCCAGTTATCCAGTTATCACAGTGGAGATGTATATTATTCGACTTGAAAGTGGCTTGAAACGTGGAAAGCTGTAATTCCAGCCAGCGACTACTTACATCAGTCTGAACCATCTGTGGGCGCTGATTACGTATTCTTGAAACGAACTCAAAAACATCAACCTTCTGCTCAGCGTGCATCATGTCTATCATGGCGTCTATAACGATGAACGTGCCTGTTCGGCCCACACCAGCGCTtcacaaggaaacaaaagagaaaaaaaccccTCCGTTGAACAACAAAGCCTGCGGGAATTGCTACACCAACGACAGAGGTAGAACCTGTGCCGCTCCTGCTGAACTAAAATACCCACTGTGAAACACGAGGTTTCATTTTTGATTTCAGTAGTGGCAATAACAACAAAGAACTAAGTTTTAGAGTAAAAAATACCTCTTCCAGCAGCTCAGAAGCTGACCAAAATTACATTACTCAAAGACCTTTGGAAAAAACTTGTGTTTGAcctgtagtatttttttcttctttttagctCTTTTCTGCATGGTTGCTATTGCACAGTACTTCGATAACAGCAACTTGCTACAAGTTCTACACTTGCTGACACTGCTATCcccaaatattttgtttttttaaatatcctcCAAAAGCCACGAGAGGGAGCAAGATTCCCACAAATGACATCACTCCAGTGACTTTCAGTCCttcctttcagaggaaaaggGCATGGCATCCTGTGCTAGGCATTAATAGCTCTCCTTTGACCTTCTGTTAGCTTACTTCATACAGCCACTGCTGCAAGGTCCCAAATCACGACACACGTttctccctccatccccacgTGCCCAAGGATACAGATCAACTCTTAGCAAGGAGAAAATCAGGTTTTAAATAACATCTGGGAGCACGCAAACAAACAAGACCCCACCAACAACCTCTGCCTGTGGCCATTTCCTACCGCCAAGCCTCCCTCCCCTCTTGCTTCCTTTCACTCACGTGTgacctctccctgctgccaacAAGCCCACCACGTTCCCACAGAGGCTGCTCACTCTCCTGACCCCCATGTTTGCCTTCAAAGTCCCCTGGTTTTCCCCAGGCGACCTCCAGGGCTCCCCTCACTCACTTATCCTCGTAACTTTCCCCAGTGTAAAAATGTTCTTtggaatttttctgaaaatacgGATTTTTGGCAGAAACTTCCAATTCTCCTCCCCCTAGCATTTTTGCTGCCGCACTTTACTTCCAAATGCTACGTTAGCCTTTCATTAACCATCAAAAGGCTCTGACAGAGCAGTTTTTGCTTAGGATGACTGGATGGTGCTCTTGTAAAagctcactggaaaaaaagcaggctTACTCACTATCTaagtttccctttccttttcccagcaATTCAGTAGTGTCATATCCTGGCCGTGACGGAAATCAAGTGTCACCTTCCTCACTTGTCACCTCAAGCACACGCTGAAGCTCAGTGCTGGCGTCCAGCCACGCATCATGGCATCACTGCGCTGTGCTGGACCAGCTGATCTAAATCTCTGAAGACTTTTAATGagatattttacatttttctccattttggcTCTACTTCTGTTGATTAAATTAAGCACAGCATTTCCTGCTTGTGCAAAAATAACCCTTAAACCCAGCACTGGTCTCCAAAGAACATCATGGCAAAATGATGTGGCTTTCCCAAAGGAAAGGCCCTGCTCCTTCCAAGACCTTTCCTCAAGACTCCTATGTATGACACACGATAGAGAAGACAAATTTTAGCCCAGCAAGGTCTACAGAGAAACCAAGTACCAAAAGCTGGGCCAGGCAGGACAAACAGGCTGCTTTCAACAGCACACAGTGACTCTCCAATGTGCTCTAGATATCCAACataagcaacagaaaagaaagaaatatatcaGTCTACAACCATCTCCTTGAAAGCAAAACCCAGAAAGACAGAACCACTATTCTTTTCCTTGCACTTCAATCTCGATATAATAACTGTTCCTAAAAAGACACTTCTTGCACAGTTGTAACATCGCAGTTGCTACAAAGACTGTAATCTTATTAAACTCATTTTTTGATTGTGGTTTCATTAGCATCTAATTTCCAACACTTTTTGGAGACTTCAGTAACAAACAGATGAACTTGTTGCTATTAGGAGTGGGAGTATGTTCTGCATCGGTATGTGGTACATTTCTTAAATGGCAGCATTTAAACCTCCTAAATGCAAGTCTTTATTTCGCGATTTCTTGGCATTTATTTAACAATTTACATAGCAAACTAATTTTGTTGTGGGAAACGTGGAGGATGAATTCTCAGAGGAGCATTTAATGGCGAAGGTCACGGATTTGTATGACGAGGCTGTGTTCCGACAAAGAACATATTTATACCAAAGATCAGTCACGgataaaataaaaccttctgTTTGGATAGTAAAGTGACAGCTAAGACAGATCTTTTGGAATTGTTCTTACCCTCAGCTCTAAGAAAGCTTAGCATAGTGTTAACTTTTATATACGCGTATCCATACAGGCACACAAACTTTATAGCCTgttaacagaaaatacatgctaGCCTCCATACTCTACCCCTAACTCCAGGCCAGACAAACGGAACGGCCTGAAGAACGTCCACCTACCTGCAGTGAACCACAATTGGCCCAGCAAGGGCAGGATTCAAGGCTTTGACTTTCTTCAGGAATTTCAGCATCCCAATGGGCGTGAAAGGCACCCCAAAATCCGGCCAGCTGGTGAAGTGGAGCTGCGTCACGAGCCTCAGCGCCTTACACCCATCGTGGAGCTGCAGGGAATACACGGGACTGAGTTTGACTTTCATCCTGCACTCGGAGATCTAGAAACAATCTCTCAGGATTATTTATGACTCGCACTCCTGCAGCACCTGGATTACAGTGTACATTCAGTATAAACATCCATCACCCCATATCCTTAAAATGCACCTTTGCAGAGAAAAGGAGCAATCCCAAAATAGGCTATGTGAAGAACGAGATTCACAGTAACAATGGATCAAATCTTAACTCCTTTCTCTCTTATAAAAATTTTCATGACTCTTCTTTTGGCAGCTTCACGGGAAACTCAGAAAATTGGATCCAAATGTGCAGGAACTGCACCGCTGTGAGGTGCCAAGTGCCAGCTTTTGCAAACTCTTTTATTATGAAAAGGAGAATGATGGGGACGAACTTCACACCAACGCATCAGAGGACAACTATGGGTATTCTGTAGTACTTCACAAGGTCTGCGTTGAGTATTGGCACTCTGCATCACACATCAGAAGTGAAATTCAAGTATTTCTATATGGCTGTATGCAGCTTATTGCCTCTCGCTAGCCGTACTGGCTGAAATTAACATCATGGTTGAACTTGAAGACTTCAATCTGCATCAGACTATCACTGCATtaggagcagagcagcctttCCTTTAAGGAGTGAGATCTACAGGAACTTGTACCCATGCAAGGCAACACACTGCACGTGTGCATGGAGTCATCTTCACTGGGTGTCTCTCTCTTGTGATCTAAGGAGTCAGCACTCTGCTCCTGTTCTCCCTCCCTGACGATCCAAATGAGTGACTTTCCGTGGCACCTGGCTACAGGCAAGAAAAACACCGAGCAGAGCCTTCTGCAGCTCATCAAACAGCCGCAGACACAAGGcgtgctgccccacagcgcccaCCAGCCTGCCAGGCCTGGCACTGCACCCTTCTTGATTTGCAAACACGTTTAACCTATTTCATAATTTCTTTCAAGCAGATACTGGACTTTGCATCCATCtgcttgaaaaattaaaatgcagacGGAGCAAGAGGAGCGTGTCTTACCGACTGGACGCAGAACTTGCGGATGGTGTAGTCCACGAGAACAATGCAATCTTCCACTGACACACGGACATTCCCATAAGTCCAGCACCCTTGGTCGGGCCAGTACTGGTAACATTTATCCTGCACAAACACACAGTGCGTTTTGTAACACCGAGTCTGACTTCATTGCTGGTCACATATAAAACAAGGAAGTGACTTGAAAACAGCGTACGTAAGCACGCATCAGAGTATGTGGAGTTGATCATCTGACAGAAGACAGCTTTAACACTTTGCCAGTGCTACTGATGATTTAATTTATGCACAGAAGGGTGTGAATAGCTtagaagctgtattttaaactaACCAAATCTGAACAACACGGGAGAAGGGCTTTCTGGTGATAGAGAGGGAACTCGATGTCCTGACCCTTTAATTTTAAGCTTTAGGTGCTCTTGGTGAGAAATGTGAGGGTGTCCTCATGTAGGAGTCAGCAGGAACATTGAGTTTTAACAGTTCTGGCTATAAGAATGTGCCTTCGGCTACGGACTATGCAGGACAACATTACTTATCAGGTTTCTTCCTTGAGATCTGCTTGtacaaattcatatttttagaAACTAAAGCTACATTTATTAGCAGAGACTCATATGTGCAAAGAGGGGGGCTAGAAAAGCAGCATGGTTGGTCAGAtgctgagcagccacagctgcCTTTGGAGCACACCTTCACACATCCTCAGTCGTGCTGAAAGCCCTTtacctctttcctttctttcaggtTTGTTAACATGACGATAACTGCAGACTTCTGCTCCCATATCATCCTCCAGAAGTCGTTGACTGTTTCTTGCTTGGGtcctgcacacagagcacagaCTTGATCAAGAGATGCGGCAGAGCGCTTACGACACCTTTCTGAATaagcaaaacaacaataataataatctgaaaaaCCCTCATTTCCTTTTACCCAATTATTTTTCCTCGCCCAACTCCCccagatgagaaaaaagaagagaagcaaagtgGAAGTGAAAGTGGGGGATCGAGTCTCCGAGCTGACAGCAGTAACTGCGGGTGGAAGGGCAGTGGCTTCCCTCATGCTCACTGTCCTTTCATTTACACTCTAACCATTACAGCTCGCCTCACATTTGGCCACCACCTGCACCTGAAAATAGCCCTTAGAAcacttctaaaatgaaatactttcagccacaaaatgcacaaaaagGAGAGATAAGAATAAATTGATTACCTTGTGCAGCtataaatttattcttttctttataacCCTGAGGAAATAAATATCACGGCAGTTAAAAAACGAAATGCCAATGTGTGCTAGCATAAAAATACCTATTTAATATTCATTTACAGGCAAAGTTAGCACTTTGGCTAGCAGAGAAAAACTGAACTTACATCTATATATGATGCATTAATGTAGTCTGAAGGTGGGACTCCATCTACTTGGGTCAAAATGACTCGGGAATGATcatctggaagaaaaagcattaagaGAACGTTTGCATTTGAATCATCTGCACTAGGTTTCTCCTTTGTAAACATCAGGATAGGCTTAGCATCAGCTGTCACCCAAAACACAGGCTGGACACCAGCTGGCTCAGAGGGGCTCTGATCAGCTCCAGCCAAACCTTCTGACAACACGGATGGGTTTGGGCAGCcctgcccctcctgctgccagagccTGGAACGATGAAAGCTGCAAGGGGAAGCAGCTGCCTAAGGTTTGTGGCTGGGAGACCcgcagctggaggaggagcacAGCGCTGCTCCGTCACATACTGTTCCCAGCTCTCATTCAGAAACTTCCTCCGCAGAAGCTTTGCTCTCACACTTGAGGGTTACCAGTTCTGCATCTCCACAACAGCTGAAGCCCAAACTGCACTGCGCTGTCTCACCCAACGCTAACCTGAAATATCAGTTCGACGTACTGTCACTTGGTAGAACACCAGCTGCTAAGGCTTTCTATCTCAACACCTGATTAGCATTACAGAACAGCATCGTGTAAGATGATCAACAGCCAGAGACATgccacagcaaaacaaacaggttTTACACAGAGATGTGAAGAACATCTGTGACCAGTGAAATTATGAACACCACCAGCGTGCTCAATGCCAGAGAGACAGCTAAGGGCCTGACTTTGAAGGAAGGGTAACGTCTTACATGGCAGGATGTTAGGATATCTGTTCTTCtccctgttttcttccttatttgCCATTTCAAATGTTCCCTGCACGTATCCAGGTgttaaagactgaaaaaaaaaaaagatacaaagagtCAGTGTGCTATAAATTAGCTAAGGGCTGACTGCCCGTGGCACAGGACAGATCTGCATTTAAGCATAATGCCTCTCGACCAACAGAATCAAACATATTTgacttctttcaaaaataactttcattaCTCTAAAACAGGAAACCATGCCGTGGcacatttcactgcagaaaacgAGTTCAGCAGTTTTGAAAAGTAAGTAATTTTTCTACCAGCGATCGCGGTTATTTAGAAGACTGTTACAATCTGGGCTGCTGCTTTAAGATGCCATCTGCCACCGTGATTCATAGCACCACGACCCAGCCCCACCGAGGCACCGCTCCACTCTGAGAGCTACTTTTAGCAGGAGCAGTCGGGTAATAACGGGAACAGAGTTTGATTGTTAATAGCTCAGTGCTGAGAATATTAAATATCA is part of the Numida meleagris isolate 19003 breed g44 Domestic line chromosome 5, NumMel1.0, whole genome shotgun sequence genome and harbors:
- the PTPRE gene encoding receptor-type tyrosine-protein phosphatase epsilon isoform X3; translated protein: MNRNSFSRLTWFRRHRKAVVSSGDKKMPNGILEEQEQQRVMLLSRSPSGPKKYFPIPVENLEEEIRIRSADEGKLFREEFNSLTPGYVQGTFEMANKEENREKNRYPNILPYDHSRVILTQVDGVPPSDYINASYIDGYKEKNKFIAAQGPKQETVNDFWRMIWEQKSAVIVMLTNLKERKEDKCYQYWPDQGCWTYGNVRVSVEDCIVLVDYTIRKFCVQSLHDGCKALRLVTQLHFTSWPDFGVPFTPIGMLKFLKKVKALNPALAGPIVVHCSAGVGRTGTFIVIDAMIDMMHAEQKVDVFEFVSRIRNQRPQMVQTDMQYSFIYQALLEYYLYGDTELDVSSLEKHLQTSHSAAPNLVKIGLEEEFKKLTNVRIMKENMRTGNLPANMKKARVIQIIPYDFNRVILSMKRGQEYTDYINASFIDGYRQKDYFIATQGPLPHTVEDFWRMVWEWKCHTIVMLTEVQEREQEKCFQYWPSEGSVTHGEITVEIKNDSLLDAISVRDFIVTYNQGNQEKQSRLVRQFHFHGWPEIGIPAEGKGMIDLIAAVQKQQQQTGNHPITVHCSAGAGRTGTFIALSNILERVKAEGLLDVFQAVKSLRLQRPHMVQTLEQYEFCYRVVQDFIDIFSDYANFK
- the PTPRE gene encoding receptor-type tyrosine-protein phosphatase epsilon isoform X2, with the translated sequence MEQPCPCLLLCVSFLFVRALPPNGTELPKPTTTTNSTEENNLHKDLLTSMLILLLVFIIFILLASYFFRFRRHRKAVVSSGDKKMPNGILEEQEQQRVMLLSRSPSGPKKYFPIPVENLEEEIRIRSADEGKLFREEFNSLTPGYVQGTFEMANKEENREKNRYPNILPYDHSRVILTQVDGVPPSDYINASYIDGYKEKNKFIAAQGPKQETVNDFWRMIWEQKSAVIVMLTNLKERKEDKCYQYWPDQGCWTYGNVRVSVEDCIVLVDYTIRKFCVQSLHDGCKALRLVTQLHFTSWPDFGVPFTPIGMLKFLKKVKALNPALAGPIVVHCSAGVGRTGTFIVIDAMIDMMHAEQKVDVFEFVSRIRNQRPQMVQTDMQYSFIYQALLEYYLYGDTELDVSSLEKHLQTSHSAAPNLVKIGLEEEFKKLTNVRIMKENMRTGNLPANMKKARVIQIIPYDFNRVILSMKRGQEYTDYINASFIDGYRQKDYFIATQGPLPHTVEDFWRMVWEWKCHTIVMLTEVQEREQEKCFQYWPSEGSVTHGEITVEIKNDSLLDAISVRDFIVTYNQGNQEKQSRLVRQFHFHGWPEIGIPAEGKGMIDLIAAVQKQQQQTGNHPITVHCSAGAGRTGTFIALSNILERVKAEGLLDVFQAVKSLRLQRPHMVQTLEQYEFCYRVVQDFIDIFSDYANFK
- the PTPRE gene encoding receptor-type tyrosine-protein phosphatase epsilon isoform X1; its protein translation is MRLRAVRVRSRMEQPCPCLLLCVSFLFVRALPPNGTELPKPTTTTNSTEENNLHKDLLTSMLILLLVFIIFILLASYFFRFRRHRKAVVSSGDKKMPNGILEEQEQQRVMLLSRSPSGPKKYFPIPVENLEEEIRIRSADEGKLFREEFNSLTPGYVQGTFEMANKEENREKNRYPNILPYDHSRVILTQVDGVPPSDYINASYIDGYKEKNKFIAAQGPKQETVNDFWRMIWEQKSAVIVMLTNLKERKEDKCYQYWPDQGCWTYGNVRVSVEDCIVLVDYTIRKFCVQSLHDGCKALRLVTQLHFTSWPDFGVPFTPIGMLKFLKKVKALNPALAGPIVVHCSAGVGRTGTFIVIDAMIDMMHAEQKVDVFEFVSRIRNQRPQMVQTDMQYSFIYQALLEYYLYGDTELDVSSLEKHLQTSHSAAPNLVKIGLEEEFKKLTNVRIMKENMRTGNLPANMKKARVIQIIPYDFNRVILSMKRGQEYTDYINASFIDGYRQKDYFIATQGPLPHTVEDFWRMVWEWKCHTIVMLTEVQEREQEKCFQYWPSEGSVTHGEITVEIKNDSLLDAISVRDFIVTYNQGNQEKQSRLVRQFHFHGWPEIGIPAEGKGMIDLIAAVQKQQQQTGNHPITVHCSAGAGRTGTFIALSNILERVKAEGLLDVFQAVKSLRLQRPHMVQTLEQYEFCYRVVQDFIDIFSDYANFK